One window of Candidatus Micrarchaeota archaeon genomic DNA carries:
- a CDS encoding NADH-quinone oxidoreductase subunit C has protein sequence MQEIQREALAKTLGKLKTGGFDYLKKITAVDYVSHIEAVYILYGTSSGKTEIVKVKLDPKDPSIESVIGIYKAADWYEREMAEMFGIKITGRKSKRLLLEKWNGSEPPLRKGFIWGNPNYKRL, from the coding sequence TTGCAGGAAATTCAGAGAGAAGCATTAGCGAAAACGTTAGGAAAACTGAAAACAGGAGGATTTGACTACCTGAAGAAGATAACGGCTGTCGACTATGTCAGCCATATCGAGGCAGTGTACATACTGTACGGCACCTCAAGCGGCAAGACCGAAATAGTCAAGGTGAAGCTAGATCCGAAAGACCCGTCGATAGAATCCGTAATTGGTATATACAAGGCCGCCGACTGGTACGAGCGTGAAATGGCGGAGATGTTCGGGATAAAGATCACCGGAAGGAAATCCAAGAGGCTTTTGCTGGAGAAATGGAACGGCTCAGAGCCCCCGCTCAGGAAGGGGTTCATTTGGGGCAACCCGAATTACAAGAGGCTGTAG
- a CDS encoding NADH-quinone oxidoreductase subunit D, whose translation MAIMRINVGPIHPSTHGVLRLIVDVDGDTVQRVEPHIGFLHRGVEKLMETRMYMQNPSYTEKLDYIAPLSWDDLYVSAVEKAIGIEVKERAQYARAILLEFQRIASHLLWLGTLCNDMGQLLTVFCWAFRERAKVLRLLEDVSGGRMFYVNLRLGGLNQELPPDFRERSHSLADYLEGKILEYPDVLEGNPVFMERTKGIGRLSKADAINYGVSGPVLRASGVMDDARKSSPYYVYDKVKFRVPTGRQGDNFDRYKVRYEEMIQSIRIIRKLLEIMPEDGDVKGMPIKLIGPSAKPDPVLVSRELPRGEGVIYMIPDKQRPYRISLRSPTFINLAVLNVLTEKVKFADIFSILGSLDVVLGEVDK comes from the coding sequence ATGGCTATAATGAGGATAAACGTGGGGCCGATACATCCAAGCACGCACGGGGTGCTCAGGCTGATAGTTGATGTCGACGGAGATACCGTGCAAAGGGTAGAGCCCCACATCGGATTCCTGCACAGGGGCGTGGAGAAGCTGATGGAAACCAGGATGTACATGCAGAACCCTTCATATACCGAGAAGCTGGATTACATAGCGCCGCTCAGCTGGGACGACCTATACGTATCCGCGGTTGAGAAGGCGATAGGCATAGAGGTAAAGGAAAGGGCGCAATATGCAAGGGCCATACTGCTTGAGTTCCAAAGGATAGCGAGCCATCTGCTTTGGCTCGGAACATTGTGCAACGACATGGGCCAGCTGCTTACGGTTTTCTGCTGGGCCTTCAGGGAAAGAGCGAAGGTGCTGCGCCTTCTTGAGGATGTCTCGGGAGGCAGGATGTTCTACGTCAACCTCAGGCTGGGCGGGCTCAACCAGGAGCTTCCTCCGGATTTTCGGGAAAGGTCGCACTCCCTAGCAGATTACCTCGAAGGGAAGATATTGGAATATCCCGACGTGCTTGAGGGCAATCCTGTATTCATGGAAAGGACCAAGGGCATAGGAAGGCTAAGCAAGGCGGATGCAATAAACTACGGGGTCAGCGGGCCCGTGCTCAGGGCTTCTGGGGTAATGGATGACGCAAGGAAATCAAGCCCGTATTATGTTTATGACAAGGTGAAGTTCAGGGTTCCAACAGGAAGGCAGGGCGACAACTTCGACAGGTACAAGGTTAGGTACGAGGAAATGATCCAGAGCATAAGGATAATACGCAAGCTGCTAGAGATCATGCCCGAGGATGGCGACGTAAAGGGTATGCCCATAAAGCTCATAGGCCCAAGCGCAAAGCCAGACCCGGTTCTTGTAAGCAGGGAGCTTCCAAGGGGTGAAGGTGTGATATACATGATACCAGACAAGCAAAGGCCCTACAGGATATCGCTGAGGTCCCCCACATTTATAAACCTCGCAGTATTAAACGTATTAACGGAAAAGGTAAAGTTCGCTGACATATTCTCAATACTGGGAAGCCTTGATGTGGTATTGGGGGAAGTGGACAAGTGA
- a CDS encoding NADH-quinone oxidoreductase subunit A has protein sequence MPASFILTFKLIGRGRKGNPVKNAPYESGEETIGSSRDIDNEYLPHFMIFLPFEVIMVALLLWSLVAGSSGFAAGMAMMVLGVLSTALALVGYRIASG, from the coding sequence ATGCCTGCGTCTTTCATACTCACCTTTAAGCTGATAGGCAGAGGAAGGAAGGGAAACCCTGTGAAGAACGCGCCGTACGAGAGCGGAGAGGAGACCATTGGCAGCAGCAGGGACATAGACAACGAGTACCTCCCGCATTTCATGATATTCCTGCCCTTCGAGGTGATAATGGTGGCGCTGCTACTATGGTCACTCGTTGCAGGAAGCTCCGGATTCGCTGCCGGGATGGCCATGATGGTGCTTGGTGTGCTTTCAACGGCACTGGCCCTCGTGGGATACAGGATCGCAAGTGGTTGA
- a CDS encoding DEAD/DEAH box helicase has product MVDLYSSFLEKHSDFTEIQKLSMGIIEGGSNCLIVAPTGAGKTEAAVLPLLRALAGRGLPPINVLYITPLRALNRDMLGRLEELCKIAGITIGVRHGDTTQKERSRQARLAPSLLITTPETLQSILPTKYMGAYLRNLKVVVIDELHELYHNKRGAQLSVALERLEELSPNFQRIGISATIGDTQTAKSFLCGDRNCKIAKVGSVRDVRLSVEMPQNPGKGSEEMRDRFGLDGPSMARLERISELVRHSRSALIFANTRQIVESVGSRLLYLNGINPFGGMGIHHSSLDKAERIEIENSFKNGNIRGIMSTSSLELGIDIGSIDLVIQYGSPRQALRLAQRVGRSGHTHKGTARGVVIATNPMEALETFAIFRILKEGEFERFRPQLGALDVLANQICGIALDKGKIELEALLRIIRRSFIYRDADSALLARLAGFMLKLRLIGFDGKFITSGSRTRMYYYSHLSTIPDSKRFIVKNVMENRTISSLDERFVANNVDEGSIFITKGLPWRVISIDGGVISVEPSTDLEAAVPDWTGEDIPVSGKTVENVFGFFGSKRMDQGAELDQGTYTAMKRLVESQRQHFIPSKSELAIERLDDHCIIYTGLGTQANEALSRLLAHLVSLKLGASINVKSSPYMIMLDVNRDFDIAGILKSMGPDAAENALREALSDTELFRYRFITVAKLFGIIDRDATVSRSVARKVMRVMQGTPMYDETFRELMENYFDIGALREFFGMLDKGLIDVKQYDLGSASPLTRLILNSAYYTKELITPLTPNSALVESFARFIMQKSAKLLCTYCGFTFSRKLSEIKDSGRISCPGCGSPMITFYEDSYAGVIRKRIGSKRLNAKEKSVLKEMLQYSSLIEAYGPKAVIALSVYGVGPRSAARILMMLRREEKTFFLDLIEAQKSFIRTKKYWSV; this is encoded by the coding sequence ATGGTGGACTTGTATTCGTCGTTTTTAGAAAAGCATTCCGATTTCACAGAGATACAGAAGCTTTCGATGGGCATTATCGAGGGCGGAAGCAACTGCCTGATAGTGGCGCCCACCGGCGCAGGCAAGACAGAGGCTGCAGTGCTGCCATTGCTAAGGGCTTTGGCAGGAAGGGGATTGCCGCCTATAAATGTACTTTACATCACGCCGTTGAGGGCCCTGAACAGGGACATGCTGGGAAGGCTGGAGGAGCTTTGCAAGATTGCAGGCATAACCATAGGCGTCAGGCACGGCGACACTACGCAAAAGGAAAGGAGCAGGCAGGCAAGATTGGCGCCTTCGCTGCTCATAACTACGCCGGAAACGCTCCAGAGCATATTGCCCACGAAATACATGGGCGCCTACCTCAGGAACCTGAAGGTTGTTGTCATAGACGAGCTGCATGAGCTGTACCACAACAAGAGGGGGGCGCAGCTTTCGGTTGCGCTTGAGAGGCTGGAGGAGCTTTCGCCGAACTTCCAGAGGATAGGGATCAGCGCGACAATAGGGGACACGCAAACGGCAAAAAGCTTCCTCTGCGGCGATAGAAACTGCAAGATAGCAAAAGTAGGTTCGGTAAGGGACGTCAGGCTGTCTGTAGAGATGCCGCAAAATCCTGGCAAAGGATCGGAAGAGATGAGGGACAGGTTCGGCCTTGACGGTCCCTCGATGGCGCGCCTGGAGAGGATATCGGAGCTTGTCAGGCATTCAAGGTCCGCGCTGATATTTGCGAACACAAGGCAGATAGTTGAAAGCGTAGGGAGCAGGCTGCTTTACCTTAACGGAATAAACCCGTTCGGCGGAATGGGCATACACCACAGCTCGCTGGACAAGGCGGAACGCATAGAGATAGAGAACAGCTTCAAGAACGGAAACATAAGGGGCATAATGTCGACCAGCTCGCTGGAGCTTGGAATAGACATAGGCAGCATAGACCTCGTCATACAGTACGGATCGCCGAGGCAGGCGCTCAGGCTTGCGCAGAGGGTGGGAAGGAGCGGGCACACGCATAAGGGAACCGCAAGGGGCGTTGTCATAGCAACCAATCCCATGGAAGCGCTCGAGACCTTTGCTATATTCAGGATATTGAAGGAGGGTGAATTCGAGAGGTTCAGGCCGCAGCTGGGTGCGCTCGATGTCCTTGCTAACCAGATATGCGGGATAGCACTGGACAAGGGGAAAATAGAGCTGGAAGCTCTGCTTAGGATAATCAGGAGGTCCTTCATTTACCGCGATGCGGATTCTGCATTGCTGGCGAGGCTCGCAGGGTTCATGCTGAAGCTGAGGTTGATAGGATTCGACGGGAAGTTCATAACTTCAGGGAGCAGGACAAGGATGTATTATTACAGCCACTTGAGCACCATACCTGATTCCAAAAGGTTCATTGTGAAGAACGTAATGGAGAACCGCACGATATCATCCCTTGACGAGAGGTTCGTTGCCAACAACGTTGACGAAGGCAGCATATTCATAACCAAGGGCCTGCCGTGGCGCGTTATCAGCATAGACGGAGGCGTGATAAGCGTTGAGCCGAGCACGGACCTGGAGGCTGCGGTCCCGGATTGGACCGGGGAGGATATACCGGTAAGCGGGAAAACCGTTGAAAACGTGTTCGGTTTCTTCGGAAGCAAGCGTATGGATCAGGGGGCAGAGTTGGATCAAGGCACTTACACGGCCATGAAGAGGCTCGTGGAGAGCCAGAGGCAGCACTTCATACCATCCAAATCTGAGCTTGCGATAGAAAGGCTGGACGACCACTGCATAATATACACCGGACTGGGCACGCAGGCAAACGAGGCCCTGTCAAGGCTTCTTGCCCACCTTGTCAGCCTGAAGCTCGGCGCCAGCATAAACGTGAAGTCCTCACCTTATATGATCATGCTTGATGTGAATAGGGACTTCGACATCGCTGGCATTTTGAAAAGCATGGGACCAGATGCCGCGGAGAATGCATTGAGGGAGGCGCTTTCAGATACAGAGCTTTTCAGGTACAGGTTCATAACAGTTGCAAAGCTCTTCGGGATAATCGACAGGGATGCAACCGTGTCCAGATCCGTTGCAAGGAAGGTCATGCGGGTGATGCAGGGCACCCCGATGTACGATGAGACTTTCAGGGAGCTCATGGAGAACTACTTTGACATAGGTGCATTGAGGGAATTCTTCGGGATGCTAGATAAGGGATTGATTGACGTAAAGCAGTATGACCTTGGATCTGCCTCTCCGCTGACAAGGCTGATATTGAACTCTGCTTATTACACCAAGGAGCTCATAACGCCTTTAACGCCGAACAGCGCGCTTGTCGAATCGTTTGCGCGTTTTATAATGCAGAAGAGCGCGAAGCTCCTGTGCACATACTGCGGCTTCACCTTCTCCAGGAAGCTTTCGGAGATAAAGGATTCCGGAAGGATATCGTGCCCGGGCTGCGGGAGCCCGATGATAACATTTTACGAGGATTCGTATGCAGGTGTCATACGCAAGCGGATTGGATCGAAGCGCCTGAATGCCAAAGAGAAATCCGTGCTCAAGGAAATGCTGCAGTATTCAAGCCTGATTGAGGCATACGGGCCTAAGGCTGTGATAGCGTTATCGGTCTATGGGGTAGGACCGAGGAGCGCTGCCAGGATCCTCATGATGCTGAGGAGGGAGGAGAAGACCTTCTTCCTGGACCTGATAGAGGCGCAGAAGAGCTTCATAAGGACGAAGAAATACTGGTCAGTGTGA
- the nuoB gene encoding NADH-quinone oxidoreductase subunit NuoB — MNAEQEMNKILEESSKKYKIPTNAVFAKLSDMSKATAKPFIKWGNEKSVWPMQFGLACCAIELMDFGASRIDAERKGYLLFRSTPRQCDVMVVAGWVTKAMVPRVKRLYEQMSKPNYVIAYGECATSGGPWWESYNIIQGIDQVLPVDVYVAGCPPKPENLFAALMKLQEKIGGKIAGNSERSISENVRKTENRRI; from the coding sequence ATGAATGCAGAGCAGGAAATGAACAAGATACTCGAGGAATCGTCAAAGAAGTACAAGATACCCACAAACGCCGTATTTGCCAAGCTCAGCGACATGTCAAAGGCAACAGCTAAGCCCTTCATAAAATGGGGCAACGAGAAGTCCGTATGGCCCATGCAGTTCGGTCTTGCCTGCTGTGCGATAGAGCTAATGGACTTCGGAGCCTCAAGGATAGATGCCGAAAGGAAGGGATACCTGCTGTTCAGGAGCACGCCCAGGCAGTGCGACGTAATGGTGGTTGCCGGATGGGTGACAAAAGCTATGGTTCCCAGGGTCAAGCGGCTGTACGAGCAGATGTCAAAGCCAAACTACGTAATAGCCTATGGGGAATGTGCAACGTCTGGAGGGCCATGGTGGGAGAGCTACAACATAATACAGGGCATAGACCAGGTATTGCCTGTCGACGTGTATGTTGCAGGATGCCCTCCTAAACCGGAGAACCTTTTTGCGGCGCTCATGAAGCTGCAGGAAAAAATAGGTGGAAAGATTGCAGGAAATTCAGAGAGAAGCATTAGCGAAAACGTTAGGAAAACTGAAAACAGGAGGATTTGA
- a CDS encoding tRNA (cytidine(56)-2'-O)-methyltransferase — MGKSTYASSLDLCLTSRALGASEITFVGIADRKILGYVSKLNKNWGGRFRVNFAKSHRELLAPSSKYIKVYLTRYGVPLHEKKYSLKTYRNILLIVTLKDNDKAKQVHKLADFNISVSSQPHCSSAAIAIFLHEFYNGRELAMHFENAKYKVIPKEHDVEVKEVSSR; from the coding sequence ATGGGTAAAAGCACATACGCTTCGAGCCTTGACCTGTGCCTGACGTCCAGGGCTCTGGGAGCGTCTGAAATAACTTTTGTGGGCATTGCAGACAGGAAGATCCTCGGATACGTCTCCAAACTAAACAAAAACTGGGGCGGGAGGTTCAGGGTGAACTTCGCCAAAAGCCACAGGGAGCTGCTGGCGCCGTCATCCAAGTACATCAAGGTTTATCTCACGAGGTACGGGGTTCCACTTCACGAGAAAAAATACTCCCTAAAGACATACAGGAACATACTCCTCATAGTTACGCTCAAGGACAACGACAAGGCGAAGCAGGTGCACAAGCTCGCAGATTTCAACATAAGCGTATCATCCCAGCCGCACTGCAGCTCTGCAGCCATAGCAATATTCCTGCATGAATTCTACAACGGTAGGGAGCTGGCGATGCATTTCGAGAACGCGAAGTACAAGGTTATCCCAAAGGAGCACGACGTGGAGGTAAAGGAAGTAAGCAGCAGGTAG
- the gyrA gene encoding DNA gyrase subunit A has translation MEEVIDSDIEKEMQSSYIDYAMSVIVGRALPDARDGLKPAQRRILYTMYKINNTHDQPTKKSARIVGECMGKYHPHGDMAVYDTLVRMAQNFSMNHMLVEGQGNMGSIDGDPPAAQRYTEVRLSKISDEMLADLEKKSVTFVPNFDNTEEEPLLLPTKLPHLLLNGASGIAVGVATNIMPHNLSELCDAIIAYIKNHEITSEELLQYVLGPDLPTGGTVFYNNALVSSYITGRGTVTIRGKHSIEKIKNRSAIIITEIPYTVNKASMVEAIANLVKTKRITGISDLRDESGKEGIRIVIELRQDADLDVVLNTLYRHTQLETSMPVMNIAVIGNNLVTLNLRQFIKIFIEHRISVITKRTQYDLSIASDRLHIVEGLLVAVRDIDGVISAIKASEDLKSARSTLMEKYMISERQANAILDMKLSKLTNLETSSLETERGELTASISSLKAILEDDKKVYDIIEQETAYIKGKYGRDRRTDIDKNVPEKEFDNEDLIKDEEATIILTNNNYMKRISTKVYRSQERGGKGVIAIQLKEGDFVKQIVSCMLKDYLLVLSNKGRAYWLKAYMVPEEGRYGIGKAAVNLVKFSEGEKVGSIINTRVFEKSYLTFITAKGKIKRVRAEKFSRPRANGIMAMPLRDGDELSDVCLSNGNSELFIATRRGKALRFREEGIRPMSRIAHGVRGIRLNPEDRVVNVLSANGSDLIASITEKGYGKVTELDRYRTQARGGKGVINLKTKEKTGYVVKALKVANSDNVILISSKGISITFPVEDIRVTGRAASGVRLMRLDDGATIVDAQTITKYVDEKVA, from the coding sequence ATGGAGGAAGTAATAGATTCCGATATTGAGAAAGAGATGCAGTCAAGCTACATCGATTACGCGATGAGCGTAATTGTCGGCAGGGCGCTTCCCGACGCAAGGGACGGCCTGAAGCCGGCGCAGAGGAGGATACTCTACACGATGTACAAGATCAACAACACCCATGACCAGCCAACTAAGAAAAGCGCCAGGATAGTCGGCGAATGCATGGGCAAATACCATCCTCACGGGGACATGGCAGTATACGACACGCTCGTAAGGATGGCGCAGAACTTCTCCATGAACCACATGCTCGTGGAAGGGCAGGGGAACATGGGATCGATTGACGGGGACCCGCCTGCCGCGCAAAGGTACACGGAAGTCAGGCTTAGCAAAATCTCCGACGAGATGCTTGCGGACCTGGAAAAGAAATCAGTTACATTTGTGCCGAACTTTGACAATACGGAGGAGGAGCCGCTACTTCTGCCTACGAAGCTTCCCCATCTCCTGCTCAACGGGGCCTCGGGCATAGCTGTAGGGGTAGCCACTAACATAATGCCACATAACCTTTCCGAGCTGTGCGACGCAATAATCGCCTATATCAAGAACCACGAAATAACCTCTGAGGAGCTCCTGCAGTACGTTCTGGGGCCGGACCTCCCTACCGGCGGCACTGTATTCTACAACAACGCGCTTGTATCATCTTACATAACCGGGAGGGGGACGGTGACGATAAGGGGCAAGCACAGCATAGAGAAGATAAAGAACAGGAGCGCGATAATAATAACCGAAATACCATACACCGTAAACAAGGCCTCGATGGTCGAGGCTATAGCAAACCTTGTGAAGACCAAGAGGATAACCGGCATATCCGACCTTAGGGACGAAAGCGGGAAGGAGGGTATAAGGATAGTCATAGAGCTAAGGCAGGACGCCGACCTTGATGTCGTGCTCAACACCCTATACAGGCACACTCAGCTTGAGACCTCCATGCCTGTGATGAACATAGCAGTTATAGGGAACAACCTTGTGACCCTGAACCTGAGGCAGTTCATCAAGATATTCATAGAGCACAGGATAAGCGTCATAACGAAAAGGACGCAATACGATCTAAGCATAGCTTCTGACAGGCTTCACATAGTCGAGGGATTGCTTGTCGCGGTACGCGACATAGACGGCGTGATATCTGCAATCAAGGCCAGCGAGGACCTGAAGTCCGCAAGGTCCACGCTCATGGAAAAATACATGATAAGCGAGAGGCAGGCAAACGCCATACTCGACATGAAGCTGAGCAAGCTTACCAACCTCGAGACTAGCTCGCTTGAAACGGAAAGGGGAGAGCTGACAGCGAGCATATCCAGCCTGAAGGCGATTCTTGAGGACGATAAAAAGGTATACGATATAATCGAGCAGGAGACTGCGTACATAAAGGGGAAATACGGCAGGGACAGGCGCACCGACATAGACAAGAACGTCCCGGAAAAGGAATTCGACAACGAGGATCTCATAAAGGACGAGGAAGCCACAATCATCCTCACCAACAATAACTACATGAAGAGGATTTCAACAAAGGTCTATAGATCCCAGGAAAGGGGCGGCAAGGGCGTCATAGCCATACAGCTGAAGGAGGGCGACTTCGTCAAGCAGATAGTATCCTGCATGCTCAAGGACTATCTCCTTGTATTGTCAAACAAGGGAAGGGCGTACTGGCTCAAGGCCTACATGGTCCCGGAAGAGGGAAGATACGGGATAGGGAAGGCAGCGGTAAACCTTGTGAAGTTCAGCGAAGGGGAAAAGGTAGGCAGCATAATAAACACAAGGGTCTTCGAGAAATCTTACCTTACGTTCATAACGGCAAAGGGCAAGATAAAGAGGGTGCGGGCCGAAAAGTTCTCCAGGCCGAGGGCGAACGGCATAATGGCCATGCCTCTCCGAGATGGCGACGAGCTTTCTGATGTATGCCTGTCCAACGGCAATTCTGAGCTTTTCATAGCTACCAGAAGGGGCAAAGCGCTCAGGTTCAGGGAAGAGGGCATAAGGCCGATGAGCAGGATCGCGCATGGCGTAAGGGGCATAAGGCTCAATCCCGAGGACAGGGTTGTAAACGTCCTTTCAGCCAACGGCAGCGACCTGATAGCATCGATAACGGAAAAGGGGTACGGGAAGGTAACAGAGCTAGACAGGTACAGGACGCAGGCGAGGGGCGGCAAGGGCGTCATAAACCTCAAGACGAAAGAGAAGACTGGATACGTGGTAAAGGCCCTGAAAGTCGCCAACAGCGACAACGTGATACTAATCAGCTCAAAGGGCATATCCATAACGTTCCCTGTTGAAGACATAAGGGTGACCGGAAGGGCAGCTAGCGGCGTGAGGCTGATGAGGCTTGATGACGGTGCAACGATAGTGGACGCACAGACAATAACCAAATACGTGGATGAAAAGGTTGCGTAA
- a CDS encoding prefoldin subunit, which yields MERDQLEKLTRDYQQLQEQLQALAMQKEQFKGQKEELKQAVEEAEKAKGKIFLAIGGIMVDVDKDTAIKSLKEKQDSNAMRLTIVEKQFDEASKKEQSLRSDITTALKDFKQQD from the coding sequence ATGGAAAGGGACCAACTGGAAAAACTGACAAGGGACTACCAGCAACTGCAGGAGCAGCTCCAGGCGCTTGCAATGCAGAAGGAGCAGTTCAAAGGGCAGAAGGAGGAGCTCAAGCAGGCGGTGGAAGAGGCGGAGAAGGCAAAGGGGAAGATATTTCTCGCCATAGGCGGAATAATGGTTGACGTTGACAAGGACACTGCAATCAAGAGCCTCAAGGAAAAGCAGGACTCCAACGCGATGAGGCTCACTATAGTGGAAAAGCAGTTCGACGAGGCCTCAAAGAAGGAGCAGTCCTTGAGAAGCGACATAACAACAGCCCTCAAGGATTTTAAGCAGCAGGATTGA